One Magnolia sinica isolate HGM2019 chromosome 2, MsV1, whole genome shotgun sequence genomic window, TGTGATAACAAAgcttgctcctcttcctgtctctatgaatatctatgtcgagaaccctctttgcaatcaccagatctttcatctcgaatgtccttaatgaccgagtcttcagtatgttgattttagacatatcatgactgacgatcaacatatcatcaacatacaatactaggatgatgaacttgccatctctcagtgtcttataataaacacagtgatcgtattcactccgagtaaacttctgactcaacatgaaagaatcaaatttcttataccactgcctagacgACTATTTCAAGCTGTACAACAACCTCATTaccctgcaaacctttttctctgcctctttaacttcgtagccctctggttgcttcatgtagatctgatATTCTAACTCCCCATGCAAAAatgtagtcttgacatccatctgctccagctcgaaatcgtattgggcaactagcGCTAACATGAATCTAATGGATACTTACTTAACCACTGACGCGAagatctctgtgaagtcgattccttctctctgagcatgcTCCTTCACTATTAGTCTCGCTTCGTATCTGTcttgttttcttttaaataaccacttgtaTCTGATCACTTTTTGATTCACTGGAAGCTCaatcagctcccatgtgtgatttttgtgtaacGAGTCCATCTTATCATtcatagccgccttccacttttctgcatcaggctcatcaagagccccCTCAATAGTTAACGGttccccctcatctataatgagagcatatgcgatattagagtcgtccctgtatcttgtcAGTAACCTGCGATTACACAGTGGGTTCCCTCTCACTGATGGCTACTCCACCtactcttgtacctctgtctgtgCATATATTTCtgtctgagtatcatctgtgtcaatctagatgtgtacgatcaacctttctggttcctcttgctcctcctgatcattcttgtggaatagggagctttcatcgaacttgacatcacggctagtgatgaccttgtgtgtgacactgtcgaataacctgtaacctttcacaccaacatcATAACCAACAAAGATGTAATTTTTAGCTTTATAGTCTAGCTATCTCTcccaactgatggtacatgagagtaagctttacaaccaaatatgcacaaatctgAATAGTCCAGCTTATtatcactccatacttcctctgagatTTTATATTCAATTGTCATAGATGGGGATTAGTTCACCAAGTAGAAAGtcgtgttaatggcctcagtccataagtctTTGCCCAATGTagtattacttaacatgcatcgagcCCTCTCCAAGAAAGTCTGTTTTATCCGCTCAACCACACTATTTTATCCGGGAGTGTGGTGCACTATATTAtgtctaatgatcccttcatctttggaatattcattaaattcaatggaagtaaattctctaTTATTGCCAGTCcctaaaatctttatttttcaccctgactgtttttccaccattgccttccattgtttgaatatggtgaaaactttgaattttcatttaatgaagtaaacccaaacttttttggagtagtcgtcaatgaatgaaacaaaccataatGACCCCTTAATAGAaacctctggcgatggcccccgtacatcagagtgcacataatcaaacactctcttacatacatgtttttcagatttaaaaaataatctagattgtttaccacatatacaatgctcacatatatgtaaatcagaaattttaaaagctggaatcaaacaatgatcagatagtaccttcatgatccgctcactcatgtggcgcagacgagcatgccacatacgtgcagacgtggaatcTACAACAATCGCTACCGTTCCATATACTAAAGTTCTTTCGATCAACCGGTAAAGGTTTTTGTGCCTTTGTGCTCTCagaaccacgagtgccccttttggaactttaaggacaccatcaataccagtgaacttgcaccctatagcctcgagtgtaccgagagaaatcagacttttcttcatataagaaacaaaactgacattagtcaaggtatgctccatcccatcaaatatcttgatgctcactataccaatagccacaacattacaggcattgttattacccataaagacctgtccaccatcgcattccttataactggcgaaccaacttcgatgatgagtcatgtgatatgatgctcttgTGTCAAAGATCCACTCATCTTTAAGATTGTAATGCAAGTCTCCTACTATagacacagacagaacatcacctccacttgtTTCTTCGTCAAATGcaacaacattggcctccctagaagaagcctctgagttttcttctTTCGTTTTAGGATTTGtgtaatccttcttcatgtgtccattcatcctacagttccagcactttagttttcctttgtcattgcccttggatttggatctaggtcttgaagatcctgtaacTTACTCAGAATTTCTACCTCTCATAAATAGTGTATTAGAAGATGTCCATATGCCACCGTTTATTTTTCTCATGACCTTCCATTGAATGGTTGAGATAACGGTATCCACATTTAGGGATTTATTTGTTGTGTACAATGAGTCCctaaatgactcatatgatggtGGTAGAGTATTCAACAATATATATGCCTGATCTTCATCGTTAATCACTTCCTCCatgtccagcaatttgcaaatcagtttattaaaattaccgatgtgggcctccacatctccaccctctgccaatTTGAAGGTGAAcaattgtagcttcaagtgtaggcgattctcaATAGATTTTTtagcataaatatcctctaacttcgtccACAAACCAACTGCAATTTTCTCCCTGaaaacattatagaggacctcatccatgagacataaacatATCGAGGATAAggtcttcttatcaagagtattacattcatcatcagtcatagtagactttctctcctcaagagcaccatcctcaccttgcttggttaatgaactgatcatcttgatcttctataactcaaagttattttttcttaagtacttctcaatatcatacctagtgcttctcaTTGATGTTAATCCTATAGATTTAAGTCTGTGTCCCAAcaattgctctaataccacttgttggggattgttttgcagaatcacacagagatgaatctaggatagcaatttaagagcactaagcaaacacaagagaacacaaagatttaacgtggaaaaccctttcgaaaaaaaccacagcacaaagtgacgggtcttcattatgaaagcaaaaattacaaagagaatggacttacccgattcgaacaactttGGATCTCACCCTTGCTAAACCCTTTGcaaaccttagaacccttttagaaaccctttgaATACTTTTAAGAAGCCGTAGCATGTATTAGAATgtccctaggaactcctatttgtAGATTAGGAAACCCTAATAATTTCACACGGACTTGGTTCGGaatccgcctcaaatttacgcagtccgtgcatAATCTGCGTAACCTCCGACTTGTCGAACTagagcttaggctagtcgaagtACACAATCTGCGAACCTCTGACTAGTAGAACCTGACTTCTGATTGGTCGAATTTCTCAAAAGTTTcaaaatacattgttgctggactttcagccAAACTTTCTCAGGTTGGTCGAATTTCCTCATATTCAAGACAtcttttaacaacaattttaACACGAGCCAACACAATATATTTATGAATTGGATATCACACAGCCATTAAGGTGCGCCACACGACCTCTATCACATGAGCTTTCTAACAGATGCCTACATGCAAAGAAGAGGGTGTAAGAGGAATTGAAAGTATGAAAATGGctatcacatgggctttataatAGATGCATTGCATGCAGCTACATGCAAAGAAGAGGGTGTAAGAGGAAATGTATGAAAATGGCCATAGAAAAAAGTAAACTAATACCTTTCCGCATATGTGAGATTGGCTCAAAGACTGGAAACATGAGAATGGTAATTTCCTTGCATTCCTAATAGGGTTTATGCTGCCAATCCTAAATACATCACTTTCAAGTTGGCCCAAAAACAAATGTCATGGTGATTTGAATGAGGGTAGTCGATCAGCCTGGCCGACACCaagtaaaattgaaattttgaatagggccagtGGCCCGGCTGAAGCCAACCTCAAGCACGGTTGTTGACCGCCTGACTTTTATGCTACTTCCCCGTAACATTAAGGACTTGTTTGtaacaaatattttttttctaataagtCATCTGTGGGCTTTCCCCATTATGAAtactagaaaaaaatattaagggTTGTTTAGATACttcttaataaataattttttaaatttatattaaGTTAATAAATCACTTTTTGTAAACTTTAGTTTGTTATACCTCATTGGAAATGTAAATTATGTAATCAAAATTACTTGTCCCCTTTAAGttttttgttcttgttttttaaacttttgacttttctattttttgtctccatgtgatgaggtccatatcaaaggagagCTCACattatagatggtccacatcgaaAGTAGGGTCCAAATGATGAATGGTACGCATtaaaggtaggcctcacatgatggatgacccatattaacACGGGCCCACATAATaaatggtccacaacaaaggttagtccctaatgatgaatggttcatATCCAAGGTGAGCCTGtcattagagttgtacacaaactgatttagctcagttaactcgctcgactcgactcaaaaaagctcgattcaacttggttcgaaactgagttcaagcggagttaagctgatttttgaagcttgaaaaaatttcaagccaagttcaagcttaTCCAATCTTGAATCGACTCGGAtctaacctcaactcgaatcaaactagttcggtgactcggttattttgatattgatgttgctcaccaagtgttcaaTGAATTGACTCGACGAaatgttgtttcgggtgcatacattctccgcagGATCAactggtggtgaggaaggtatggatatgaaacaagtcactacaaatatacacacacacacacacacacacacacacacacacacacacacacacacacacacacacacacacacacacggaaacgctcacctgcgaaccggttcgtacgtactacatacgaacttttttgagaacccatcatacgtgatgtgaatccaaaatttgaatagttcatgtgaagcagcacctcgtgaaaccccccgggaccaagttttactttgatctaaaactttgatgggctatgaaaaatgaaaacagtttcctcacttgatttgcatttctctttgctatggcccaccagaactttAGATTTAGGTGAAATTTTGTCACaaagggtttcatgggattccgcatcacatggaccattcagattagacactcatgacacgtgtgcaaaggtgcacacgtgcgtaggtggacaggggagcatgactctatatatatatatatatatatatatatatatatatatatatatatatatatatatatatatatatatatataacattacaTTCGGCCATGGGACTGGGGAGGTTTTTAATAGTGCAcattcaatcgctactgtttttctgtggtgtggtccacctgagatttagatccccTCATTTTTGGTACTAaaatctaaaattatctgaaaaaaatgaatgaacggtaaggatagagccaagctggccagtcaggctcgaggatcgagccgagctgagtttgagctggggttagctagtggccaagctgagtcgagttgtgccaagcccgactcggttcgactcgtgtacaactctacctgtcatgatggacaacccacattgaaggtggggcctacaagatggatggtccataagaaagatgggctccacatgatgggcggtggaggttgaaggtgggccccatacaatgAACGATTCACATTAAAGGCtggctcctaatgatgaatgggtcacatccaaggtgggcctgacatgatggacgacccacatcaaaggtggggcccacacaatggacagtccacataaaAGAGGGCTCCATGTGATGAGtaatggatattgaaggtgggcccgatatgatggacaatttattttgatggtgggccccaaatgatggatcacccacatcaaggcgggccccatataatggaaggttcacatcaaaggtgtcGATGATTAATGACCCAtgtccaaggtgggccctgcatgatggacgacctacATGATATATatagacgatccacatcaaaggcaagctccacatgatgggcggtagatattaaaagtgggcctcacatgacgGACAATAACAtcgattgtgggccccacaggatagAAGACCCATGTCAAGGTGACCTACATGAGGACAattcacattgaaggtaggcccctaTTGATTAATGactccacatccaaggtgggccccgcttgaTGGATAGcccacttcaaagttgggccttgcatgatggatggtccacattaaagggcACAATGGATGGCCagcatctaaggtgggcccaacataaggaACAGTCTACATCAATGGTTCGGCCCTCATGATGAACGGTGGATATTAAGGGTGGACCAAACAAAATTAAGAGATAAGTACTTATGTGATATTAGAAACCAAACATACTTTTCAATTTTTGGTTGATGAGTAtgtaccaaacatacttatttgcTCCCAACATACGTTTTTACTTTTGGCTTTTAAGTAtataccaaacatacttatttgcttaataagtaaaaaaaatatgTAAAGTAACTTATTATCCTGACGCTCCCTGAGGACCCATTTGAATGTAGCTcctaaattttaaaaagaaaaaaaaaaggaaaaaaagaggcTTTTTATAAGAAGCCATCCATGAGTTTTTTAGGTGGTGTTTGCATTGTaaattactttagataagctatttatgccttaagtagcttatcttggtttcttttTATTAAGTAAATAAGCTTGTTTGGTAAACAAAGTACTTGTCGACTAAAAAGTCACAAGCTTGTTTtgtttccaacatcacataagtaTTTATCCTTCAGGTTTTATGGTCCGCCCTTATACTCATTGTCATGTGGggtcaacctttgatgtagactattcattgtgtggacctcacctttgatgtggttgtccatcatgtaaggctcaccttggatgtgagccattCACTATTAGGgcccgacctttaatgtgcatcgTCCCTTATGTACGACCAAACTTTGatattggtcatccatcatgtggggcccaccatcaacattattgtccatcatgtgcggcccaccttcaatatccaccgcccatcatgtggagcccatccttgatgtggaccatccatcatgtgggccccacctttgatgtgggttacccatcatgaggggcccggcttggatgtgggccactcatcgttagggctgacctttgatgtggaccatccatcatgtgggacccactttgatgtgggtcatccaacctgtgaagcccacctttgatgtggaccatccatcatgtgagccccaccttcaatgcgGGTCGTCCATTATGATGTGAGGCTTCCCTTGGATGTAGGTAATTCATCGTTaagggccaacctttaatgtggaccgtccatcatttgggacccacctcgatgtgagccatccatcatgtggggccctacttcaatgtccaccacccatcgtgcggagcccacctttaaagtggaccgtccatcatgtaggccacgCCTTTGAAGCGGGTTGTCCATTGTACTAGTCTGCTTTGGATGTGAGGTATTTATCATCAGGGGCCGACCTTTAATgtcgaccatccatcatgtgggcccatattAACatggggccatccatcatgtggaacccacctttgatgtcgacTGTGCAttctgtgggccctacttttGATAGGGACAGTTCATCACATACGGCCTTCTTTGGTAAggactgtgagagagagagagagaggctcctTTGACATCTATTGTAAATGAGGGAGAAAAGTAGCAagtcaaaaagctataaaaattcAACATTAAGTTACTTTTAGGATGATGCTTACCCAACTAAAGGCacatttggatactaccaaataagctACTTTTTCTGCAGTtcaacttaataagtagaaaccgaGATAAGTTATTTAAGGCACAAGCagtttatcttaagtaacttaagatccaaacgcccCTTATCTGTAAAAAGTAATTTAatgacttaaaaataaaaaataaaaaaaataaaaaaaagttaaaaactaacttatttggtggtatccagtCGAGCCCTTAGGGGCATTTGGATCCTAAGTTACTTAAGATCAGTTGTTTATGCTtaaatagcttatcttagtttctacttattaaactaaagccattaagggcccgtttgtataccaccaaataagttacttttctacttacagcagtataTAGGTTACTTATTTCATATAAGTTTagcttatgattagttataagtaacttttttacttaaaagtacttaatcacttcacttaatctttttagcttttctacttttcttaaGTTGCCTAAGAGAGGCatgggagagaagaaagagacgaGAAGCTGAtaagttgtttaccaaacatacttatcttcttagtaagtagaaactaagataagttccTTACGAcataacttatcttaagcaacctTTGATCCAAATGGGCTCTAAGTAACTTTAAGTGaagaagttacttataattgatcttaaacaaAACCTACttttctcaaataagttacttatctactgctgtaagtagataaaaaataacttatttggtggtatccaaacgagtCATAGGACCTGGCGTCGAGGGATCGATTGGAGTTTGGTAAAACGTCGGATGTGGATTTTAAGGGTGCATCCAAATTGGGCCCTATCATTTTGTTATTTCCTCTTGATTAAAACTATAATCACAATTCAACGCACTAGAGCACCCAAACGCACCCATCTTGTCCTATTGAGTAAGTAAAGGATAATGGTCTTCTTTTTATGATAAGTGACTTAGATTAGGAAGATCAATGGCCGGGCTTCAGCTCAGAAAAAAAAATTAGGTGGGCTTGAATGGGCTGACCCACGCCCACCCCAGACCTAGCTCTGATCCAGTTCCTGTAGATTGAGATGACCTGGATAAGGCCTGTCCAAACATTTGTTTTGATTATCATTGATAGTCGAAGTGGTTAGAATTTACTAATCGCAGCTTCCCATAAATACATTGATTTTGAGTCCCTACCTAGCCcattcaagtggggcccatcatttgtTGCCATTGATCTATCAATGTCGACAGAGACGAAGGTATATTGTCCTACGAAACCAGCTGTTTGGAGACGTGGAGATGCCCTGAGCATTGATATGGACCATCTGTTCCAGCCCACAGTTTGTGGGCCACTGCAAAAATCAACCCGATTAAGATATAATCGTTGGTCATTTCCGATATAACAGTCCATTTCACAAGCCATAGATCAAATGGTCAGCATCATCCAACCACCGTTTCATCACAAAGATCTTTCAAGTTGATGATGACCCACTTTCTCGGCTCAATCTTGCCCGTTTGTATTTGCTGGCTGTCAGTGCAACTTTTCTGCGATACACACAATCTACACGCAAGGTGTGCAGCACATCTGTGCAATAATCAAGACCATCAATTTGGACGGCCATCGCATAGATGGATCATACTCCAAAAAGCACTGAATGGATGATTCTTGCCGTTCTTGAGTTATGGCCATTGAATGTAGAGGCTTGCTTATTCTGCACAActcttttcaaccatccatttgcaaaCCTCCAGTCGCATTGTTAGCATAGTCCAATCCACTCAGGTTGCTCCACTCTTCAGGTGGGGTGCGTAAGTGTCTAGAACATAGGCGGTGATCATTTAATCCTGACCCTATGTTTTCCTCATACACATTTGaaccatctgatgaatggtttggatggcacatgCATGATGGGTGTTCGGGGAATAAATCTAAGAATCAAAATAACCAATTTGCCCCTGCAAGTCACCAGCTGCTGACAAAGGAACGTTCACCTACATGAAATCACAGCTCTCCTTCCATACCAACTTGTCATTTCTACTCAACCTCCTGCCACCATCTTCCCCATATATAACCCCCATCACATTCTCACTATGTACTCACCTTTCAAATGATGAGATCTAGGTGGTGGGCCTGCATTGTGGCCTGCCTCGGCATTCTGATCGGTACTGTCCATGCGCAGGCACCTGCAGTAGCGCCTTCGATACCACCACCAGCAGTCCCACTGCCACCAACAAATGTGGCCCCCACATCCACTCCCATATCATCACCAACACCACCTGCATTAACGCCATCGTTGAGCCCACCTCCTCAAACTTCACCGCCACCAACACAAACTCCACCACCCTCAACATCACCGCCCCCGGCATCACCACCTCCAACATCACCGCCTCCGACATCGCCGTCCCCGGCATCACCACCTCCAACATCACCGCCTCCGACATCACCGGCCCCAGCATCACCACCTCCAACATCACCGCCTCCAGCATCACCACCTCCAACATCACCACCTCCAGCATTGCCACCGTCACCAGCTTCACCTCCACCACTAGCACCCACATCACCACCACCGCAGGTTCCACCAACACCAGCACCAGCAACACCACCACCCGCTCCTGCACCAGCAGTCAAGCCACCAGCTCCTCCACCGGCTGTGATCCTGCCAGTCCCAGCACCTGCACCAGCTCCAACGAAGAGCAAGAAGCGgaagcaccaccaccaccaccaccaccaccatcatcacggACCTGCTCCAGCCCCATTGGCAAAGAGCCCACCAGCACCACCTACACCTGTAACCTCAGATGATGTAATGGCTCCTGCGCCCCAACTGGATGAGGTAATGCACTCTTGCAGTCAACATTATTTTAATATGGACACTGCTCAAAACCAACGTTAGCTTTGCTACTGGTGAACTGTACAATTGTCCAGTCTTAAAATGGGCTCCAATTGATGACAATTCCTCTTAAAAGGTCAAAGTGAGTGGGATCCATTTCTCACTCTGCGTGATCTTGACCGGAGCGCAATGTGGTTCACCAACAACGGAGTGCTGTTGCTGGTGCACCTATTTGTTGGAGCGTTTCACTTTCGAAATCAGATTCCACCAGTGTATATTGAGTAATCTTTTTGTTATCTTTTTTCACAATTGCAGAATGAAGGGATTACAATTTACAGGAATGGAGGGGTGTTTGGGAGATGGGCGAGGATTGGGCTGGCCATTTTTGTGTTGTTTGAAGTCATGGGTTAGAGTTTCTTGCGACCTGCTAGAAAGAGATTTCTTTTAGCTATTTAAGGAATGTGGGTATGGAAGATGAATGTAATTGTTTTGTCCAATGTATTTCGGCAATGCGGCAATAGACAAATTCAAACCAAAAGCCCCAAAGATTGTTTTAAAATGTCTCTGTGATTAATGAAGCGGATGACTTCAAGTTTGAGAAATGGAAATCAATTATAAGTGTTGAGAATCAAAGTCACTTCAGCAATTATACTGTTGTTCTCTGCGCCTTGTTTTTGTTATCATCATCGTTGATGGCTGATGAGTAAAGTCTCTTTTGTTTACATGTAATGATGATTTCTCTTTTTGTTCTTGTGATTCTTTGTGCTTTgtttattttatcttatttatttttcggGTTAATTTTCAATCAACCATAgctcaaaaacccaaaaactcaactcgactctaTGTCCAACCCAATCGAGTTGACTTGAAGACTTGATGAGTCTTTATCCGACTCaactcatatatatatttttttgaagacacagggtgtccccatctcttttttgaagtgagactaatctaTATTGAAGACTCGACCCAAtatattaataattaaatataaactatATGATTTGTTGGTTAATATTAAACTTTTTAAATATagacaaaacaaacaaaaacaatAGAGTACACGACATAGCTGCCCGTTGTGCGGTGAGGGGCCCCTGTGCTTTGAAACGAGGCATGGGTTCAAGTTTCatccaatgcattttttttattggaaataaaaaagaaaaaaggaaaaaagcatTTGAATGGGTGAGCTACATGGTCAAGTCATGTCAAGTCACGTAGACTCGACTGAGTTTACATGACTCGACCGAGTCATGTCATGTCGAGTTACATTGTCAAGTCATGTCGAGTAATGTAGACTCGACTGAGTTTACCAGCTGACTCAACAAGTCTAGTCAAGTTTcaacttgagtttttttttttttttttggttgaaagaTTCAACTGAGTTATGCTTAGCAGTTCCAAGAGATTAAATCAAAACCTTGTCTAGTCAAGTTGACTCGGccgagtttcaagtcgagtcaccaAGTTTTAGAATTATGCATTCAACAGGGCAAAAGAAACACTATAATA contains:
- the LOC131237754 gene encoding lysine-rich arabinogalactan protein 19 isoform X1; amino-acid sequence: MMRSRWWACIVACLGILIGTVHAQAPAVAPSIPPPAVPLPPTNVAPTSTPISSPTPPALTPSLSPPPQTSPPPTQTPPPSTSPPPASPPPTSPPPTSPSPASPPPTSPPPTSPAPASPPPTSPPPASPPPTSPPPALPPSPASPPPLAPTSPPPQVPPTPAPATPPPAPAPAVKPPAPPPAVILPVPAPAPAPTKSKKRKHHHHHHHHHHHGPAPAPLAKSPPAPPTPVTSDDVMAPAPQLDENEGITIYRNGGVFGRWARIGLAIFVLFEVMG
- the LOC131237754 gene encoding lysine-rich arabinogalactan protein 19 isoform X4, translating into MMRSRWWACIVACLGILIGTVHAQAPAVAPSIPPPAVPLPPTNVAPTSTPISSPTPPALTPSLSPPPQTSPPPTQTPPPSTSPPPASPPPTSPPPTSPPPASPPPTSPPPALPPSPASPPPLAPTSPPPQVPPTPAPATPPPAPAPAVKPPAPPPAVILPVPAPAPAPTKSKKRKHHHHHHHHHHHGPAPAPLAKSPPAPPTPVTSDDVMAPAPQLDENEGITIYRNGGVFGRWARIGLAIFVLFEVMG
- the LOC131237754 gene encoding lysine-rich arabinogalactan protein 19 isoform X5, translating into MMRSRWWACIVACLGILIGTVHAQAPAVAPSIPPPAVPLPPTNVAPTSTPISSPTPPALTPSLSPPPQTSPPPTQTPPPSPSPASPPPTSPPPTSPPPASPPPTSPPPALPPSPASPPPLAPTSPPPQVPPTPAPATPPPAPAPAVKPPAPPPAVILPVPAPAPAPTKSKKRKHHHHHHHHHHHGPAPAPLAKSPPAPPTPVTSDDVMAPAPQLDENEGITIYRNGGVFGRWARIGLAIFVLFEVMG
- the LOC131237754 gene encoding lysine-rich arabinogalactan protein 19 isoform X2: MMRSRWWACIVACLGILIGTVHAQAPAVAPSIPPPAVPLPPTNVAPTSTPISSPTPPALTPSLSPPPQTSPPPTQTPPPSTSPPPASPPPTSPPPTSPSPASPPPTSPPPTSPPPASPPPTSPPPALPPSPASPPPLAPTSPPPQVPPTPAPATPPPAPAPAVKPPAPPPAVILPVPAPAPAPTKSKKRKHHHHHHHHHHHGPAPAPLAKSPPAPPTPVTSDDVMAPAPQLDENEGITIYRNGGVFGRWARIGLAIFVLFEVMG
- the LOC131237754 gene encoding lysine-rich arabinogalactan protein 19 isoform X3 encodes the protein MMRSRWWACIVACLGILIGTVHAQAPAVAPSIPPPAVPLPPTNVAPTSTPISSPTPPALTPSLSPPPQTSPPPTQTPPPSPSPASPPPTSPPPTSPAPASPPPTSPPPASPPPTSPPPALPPSPASPPPLAPTSPPPQVPPTPAPATPPPAPAPAVKPPAPPPAVILPVPAPAPAPTKSKKRKHHHHHHHHHHHGPAPAPLAKSPPAPPTPVTSDDVMAPAPQLDENEGITIYRNGGVFGRWARIGLAIFVLFEVMG